One Niabella beijingensis DNA window includes the following coding sequences:
- a CDS encoding YeeE/YedE family protein — protein MLEFLKQPWAWYVAGPLVGLTVPLLLIIGNKSFGISSSLRHICASCMPANISFFKYDWKKEAWNLFFVFGIFLGGVIAINLLSDPAPIEVNPKLAQELSGYGITNYNNLIPQDIINWQSLLTPKGFILMVVGGFLVGFGTRYAGGCTSGHAIMGLSNLQLPSLIATICFMVGGFIMANLILPLILSL, from the coding sequence TCGGGCTGACCGTACCATTGCTTTTAATAATTGGTAACAAATCCTTTGGTATCAGTTCTTCGTTAAGACATATATGCGCCTCATGTATGCCCGCAAATATTTCATTCTTTAAATACGACTGGAAAAAAGAAGCGTGGAACCTGTTTTTTGTATTCGGGATATTTTTAGGTGGGGTAATTGCCATTAACCTGCTGTCAGATCCCGCGCCCATCGAGGTCAACCCAAAGTTAGCGCAGGAGTTGTCAGGGTACGGCATTACAAACTATAACAACCTAATTCCTCAAGATATTATCAACTGGCAATCCTTATTAACCCCAAAGGGTTTTATTCTAATGGTTGTCGGTGGTTTTTTAGTCGGTTTTGGCACACGTTACGCAGGTGGCTGCACAAGCGGACATGCCATCATGGGCTTATCGAATTTACAGTTGCCCTCGTTAATTGCTACCATTTGTTTTATGGTTGGTGGCTTCATTATGGCGAACCTCATATTACCGCTTATACTTTCATTATAA